The genomic interval TGAAACTCTAGAACGTCCAGCGCAGGCCCAGCTTCGCCCGCCAGCGGGAGCGAGTGTTGTGGGTGTCGAAGCGCGGGTTGTTCTCCGGATCGGTGACCTCGCGGAACAGCAGGTAAATCGGACGACCGTCGTCGGTCACGCCCTCGAAGCGACCCGCCGTGATGCTGTTGAACTCGACGAAGCGCAGCAGACCGGAGTCGCTGTCGAACAGGTTCGCCAGGTTCAGCAGATCGGCGGTGATCTCCAGGTGGCCGAAGCCGATCGGGATCTCCTGCGCCAGGTGCAGGTCGAGGGTGCTGTTCCAGGGCGCGTTGCTGCAGTTGCGGGGCGCGATGCGACCGCGGTTGCTGTCGAGGCAATCATCGGACGAGATGAAGGCATCGAGCTGCTCCCAGGTACCGCCGATGAGCTCGACGTCGTTCGGGCCCGAAGGCACGTAGAACAGGTCGTTGGCAGTGAAGCCGTCACCGTTGATGCTGGTGAAGGGGAAACCGCCGGTGATGGTGGTGGAGTAGGGCCGACCGGACTGGTGGTTCCAGAACAGCGAGGCAGTCGTCGGGTAGCGGCTGTCGCGGTTGAAGCGGTACGACAGCGACGCCACGAAACGGTGCTCGACCTCGAAGTCCGACCTCGAGGCGCCGGGGTTGTTGGGATCGAGAGCCTCGTTGAACTGCCAGTTGGAGACCGCGCGGCTCGAGGAACCGTCGTTGACCACCTCGGAGTCGCCATAGGTGTAGGAGACGAAGCCCCAGACACCGCGGCCGAAGGGCTTCTCGACCTTGGCGGCGATATTGGTCTGCTCGCCCTCGCTGGTGTTGGTGATCAGGTAGGCGCCGGTGACGCTCGGGTCGACCGTCTCGAAGATCGGCCGGCCGTCGAAGGGCTGGGTGGCGCCCGTCGGACGAACGTTCAAGTTCTGGTAAAGGATCTCTTCCTGACTGTCCGAGTAGACACCCTCGATGGAGGCCACCAGGCCCCACCAGGGCAGCTCGTGATCGTAGGCCAGGTTGACGCGCAGCACCTGCGGGAACTGGAAGTCCGGATCGATGAAGTTGAACTCACCGATCGAAGCTCCACCGATGTCCTGCGGCTGGTTGAAGGGATCCGCGTTGAACTGGACATTGCGAGCCTCGATGAAGCTCTGCTCGACGCCGGTGCGGGCATACTGGTTGGAAATCCAGACGTAGGGCGCGCGACCGGCAAAGATGCCGACACCACCACGGAACTGACGCTGGCTGGTCTTGCTCAGGTCCCAGTTGAAGCCGAGACGCGGCTGCCAGAGCTGCTCCCCGTCGGGGATGTCGTCGGTGCGAACGCCGAAGGCGGTCTCCGTGAAGGGATTGCGGCTCGGCTCGTCCGGGAAGAACGGCACGTCGACGCGCAGGCCGTAGGTGAGGGTGAAGTTGTCCCGCACCGCCCACTGGTCGCCAACGTAGAAGCCGAACTGGTTGACTTCGAACTCCTGCGAGTCCGGCTGCCCGGGGTTGACCACCGTCAGGCGGTAACGACGCGCCTCGCCGGCGAGGAAGTCGTCGAGGGTGCGGAACTCGTAGGCACCGTAGAAGTTCTGAATGAACAGATTGTCGAAGGTGAAGAACTCGTTGTGAGTGCCGATGGTGATGTTGTGATCGCCGACGATCCAGGTGAAGTCGTCGGTGAACTCGAAGACATCCTGGTCGAGGGCGTTCTGGGTCGAGAAAGGCTCGGTGCCGGCCTCGAACTCACGGCCGGTGCCCGGAATGACGTTCTCGATCTCGATGAACGGGAAGATCACGCCATCGATACCGGCCCGCCGGTCCTTGATCGACTGCAAGGTGATCCGCGCCTCATTGAACTTGTTGCTGCCCAAGACGCTGTTGAGCTGCAGCACCGTCGAGTTGGTCTCGTTGGTGATGGTGTAGGTCTCGGACGGAAACTCGAAGGTTCGCGTGCCCGGACGATTGATGTCGTTCTCGGCATCGACGAAGTTGTGCCGCAGCGTGAGCTGGTGATTGTCGGCGATGTTGAAGTCGAGGCGACCGAAGAACTTGTCCGACGGCGTATCGAGGGACTGCTCGCCGAGACCGCCCGGATCGAAACCGTAGCGGCTGATCAGCGTGTCGCGGAAGATCTGGCCGGCCTCGACCGCATCGCCGTTGAGGAACTGCTGGCCACCGGTGCCGTCGACCGACCAACCGGTGGGCACCGTGCGGTCGGTGATCTCGCCGTTGACGAAGAAGAACATCTTGTTCTCGACGATCTTGCCGCCGAGGCGGAAGCCGTACTGGTCCTCTTCGAAGGTGCCGAACTCGCCCAGCGAGTCGGGGCCGCTGCCCACCAGGCCGTCGTCACGGGTGAAGTAGAAGACCGAGCCGGCGAGGTCGTTCGAGCCGCTGCGGGTGATGGCGTTGACGCTACCGCCGGAGAAACCGCCCTGGCGAACGTCGTAGTCGGCGAGCACCAGCTCGATCTCCTGGATCGCGTCGAGGCTGATCGGCGTGGCATCGGCCTGGCCGCCGGGCGTGCCCTGGTCGGCGAGACCGAAGAGATCGTTGTTGACCGCACCATCGATCTGAATGTTGTTGTAGCGGCTGCTACGGCCGGCGACGCTGATCGCGTCCGGGTCCTCGTTCTCCGACGACACGGTGAAGAACGGATTGGTGCGAGCGAAGTCCTCGAGGCCACGGCCAACCGTCGGCAGGGCCTGGATCTGCTCGAGACCCACGCTGCTGGCGGCGCCGGTGCGCGAGGAGTCGAACAGCGGGCTGGTCTGGCCGACCACCGTCACCGTGTCCTCGATGGCACCGAGGGTGAGTCGGAAGTCGACCTCCGCCTCACCGCCGAGCTTGACGAAAATGTCCGTCTGCTCCTGGGTGGCAAAGCCTTCGAGGCTGGCCGTCACGTCGTAGGGACCGCCGACGCGCACGTTGAAGATCGAGTACTCGCCGTCGGCGCGGGTCACCGCGGTGTAGCGAGTGCCGGTGGGCTCGTGCACCGCCTCGATGGTGACACCCGGCAGGGCGCCTCCACTCTCGTCGGTCACAGTTCCGCCGAGGGCACCGGTGGTGACGCCCTGGGCACTGAGACTGACCACGCCGACCGTCGCCATGGCAATCGACAGGGCCAGACAGAGAAGGACTCTCCAGGAAGGTTTCATCTCTCTCCTCCGAACTACGTTTGAGGTGGCCTCTCGGGCCGTATTCAAGTTCATACAAGCGAGATCGTGCCTAGATACACGCGTTCCAGGCATTGTTCTACAGTCACCCGACTGCTCCTGTGAACAACCCGTGAAAACG from Acidobacteriota bacterium carries:
- a CDS encoding carboxypeptidase regulatory-like domain-containing protein — protein: MKPSWRVLLCLALSIAMATVGVVSLSAQGVTTGALGGTVTDESGGALPGVTIEAVHEPTGTRYTAVTRADGEYSIFNVRVGGPYDVTASLEGFATQEQTDIFVKLGGEAEVDFRLTLGAIEDTVTVVGQTSPLFDSSRTGAASSVGLEQIQALPTVGRGLEDFARTNPFFTVSSENEDPDAISVAGRSSRYNNIQIDGAVNNDLFGLADQGTPGGQADATPISLDAIQEIELVLADYDVRQGGFSGGSVNAITRSGSNDLAGSVFYFTRDDGLVGSGPDSLGEFGTFEEDQYGFRLGGKIVENKMFFFVNGEITDRTVPTGWSVDGTGGQQFLNGDAVEAGQIFRDTLISRYGFDPGGLGEQSLDTPSDKFFGRLDFNIADNHQLTLRHNFVDAENDINRPGTRTFEFPSETYTITNETNSTVLQLNSVLGSNKFNEARITLQSIKDRRAGIDGVIFPFIEIENVIPGTGREFEAGTEPFSTQNALDQDVFEFTDDFTWIVGDHNITIGTHNEFFTFDNLFIQNFYGAYEFRTLDDFLAGEARRYRLTVVNPGQPDSQEFEVNQFGFYVGDQWAVRDNFTLTYGLRVDVPFFPDEPSRNPFTETAFGVRTDDIPDGEQLWQPRLGFNWDLSKTSQRQFRGGVGIFAGRAPYVWISNQYARTGVEQSFIEARNVQFNADPFNQPQDIGGASIGEFNFIDPDFQFPQVLRVNLAYDHELPWWGLVASIEGVYSDSQEEILYQNLNVRPTGATQPFDGRPIFETVDPSVTGAYLITNTSEGEQTNIAAKVEKPFGRGVWGFVSYTYGDSEVVNDGSSSRAVSNWQFNEALDPNNPGASRSDFEVEHRFVASLSYRFNRDSRYPTTASLFWNHQSGRPYSTTITGGFPFTSINGDGFTANDLFYVPSGPNDVELIGGTWEQLDAFISSDDCLDSNRGRIAPRNCSNAPWNSTLDLHLAQEIPIGFGHLEITADLLNLANLFDSDSGLLRFVEFNSITAGRFEGVTDDGRPIYLLFREVTDPENNPRFDTHNTRSRWRAKLGLRWTF